Proteins encoded by one window of Rutidosis leptorrhynchoides isolate AG116_Rl617_1_P2 chromosome 7, CSIRO_AGI_Rlap_v1, whole genome shotgun sequence:
- the LOC139859895 gene encoding uncharacterized protein, producing MIAFPSMFNTNPSDAPVVIEARIENCVVGGIYTDTGAGADIMYEHCFIQLPDRVKEKLKDTFVPLASFANDPSWSEGSVVLEVVLGKTPFKRTAHIEFLVVKANSQYNVILGRSAMMAFGAVTSTVHGMMKFPTPADIVTLYAEWRRPIECVQINRTAVNPIIHEDGSISPNPEFLD from the coding sequence ATGATTGCTTTTCCTTCCATGTTTAACACCAATCCATCTGACGCTCCTGTAGTGATTGAAGCTCGAATAGAAAATTGTGTTGTTGGAGGAATATATACTGATACCGGAGCAGGAGCAGATatcatgtatgaacattgttttATACAACTACCGGACAGAGTTAAGGAAAAGCTAAAGGACACATTTGTTCCCTTAGCAAGCTTTGCTAATGATCCGTCATGGTCAGAAGGAAGCGTAGTTTTAGAAGTCGTATTGGGAAAAACGCCATTTAAAAGAACTGCCCATATTGAATTTTTGGTTGTAAAAGCAAATTCGCAGTATAATGTCATTTTAGGACGATCAGCCATGATGGCATTCGGAGCTGTGACATCAACTGTACACGGCATGATGAAATTCCCCACACCGGCTGACATTGTCACGCTGTACGCTGAATGGAGAAGACCAATAGAATGTGTACAAATAAACAGAACAGCTGTTAACCCAATCATTCATGAAGATGGGTCAATATCACCAAATCCAGAGTTTTTAGATTAG